The window agtctgtgtttatgttttaatgttcataCATTTCAGACAcaatcgttttttttaaatgagatccaaaaaatgaaaacgaaAATGGAGACAGTTGCTATGATGCTGCATTTGTGCCGTAAGTTGATCAAtccaaaatattatatttcaaattCTATTTTCTGCATACTtgcccccccaccaaaaaaaacgaacaaagtTAAATAATGCTTCAGGATTTTTCAAAAGGCTTCAATGGGcaacagtgacaaaaacaaacggagtcatgtgttatttttttttaccaaagaagCAATGGTCTCTATTATTCTTTGAACACTGGCATGGCAACACAAGTTTACAACAAAATGAGAGACAATGTAAAACGTTATACAAacttaaaatgtgtatataacCGTAGATATATCCATCTTAAGTGGAGACTCtgaagaaccaaaaaaaaaagaacacaagcTTTTACCAAAATAGCAACTGTAAGTTCAAGTCAAATCTCCTGGCGTCATATGTAATCTCTTTAAGGCTTTTAGAAACATACTGAGGTTTTAATTACCTAATGTTGAGCAATGTCGCTTTGGTGAGTTCATTTCACACAGTGCAATATGCTTAGTTAAAACTGATAAAGCACGACTTCATTCGGGCGTCAGCAGGTTAAATCTGCGACATACTGAACCCTGCAAAGCCTCCACATAAAATacacaacagcacagacacacaaaaatggGGCGATAAAGACCAagatgatgacaaaaaaaacaaaaacgtgagAATGTTTTGGGCAAACTGTTGTTATCGTCTGTGATAACAAACTCCTAAATTCCTTCTGTATTAAAATCACACAGACGACGGCCGAAGACTTTGGAACAACATACTGAAGGAACAGAAATACATAGACGTCGGAAATTAATCCCATCTGAcggcaaaacacacaaagtctgTATCTACATGGTGTAGCACAGAAATGGTACACGATTCCTCctactgttcacacacacacacacacacacgcacagacacacacgcacacacacacacgcacacgcacgcacagacacacacacatacacacacacacacgcacacacacatatgcacgcacacacagacctaATCTACAGATTTGGACTCTTCGTTGGACTTCTTCAGGAGGGTGAGCAGGTTCTGCGACATGAAATAAGGCCTCTCCGCTGATCCATCGTTGCGCTCGAGGTCCTCCACTGTGACACGGACAGAGGCAGTTGAGGGACAACATGCTAACACACCTTCAATTGTCATTATACGCATGCTCGTATTTATGCATTGTCTGTCTATAGTCAGTTTTGTCTTTGAGATAGATAAAGAATTATAAGGTCAGCAAAAACAACTCATCATGTGATGTCACATAAGTCTAACTAAACTCAAACTAAATCTCTAAATTAGTGGTTCCCAGggatcattttctgttttgcaaCTGCCACACCAGAGCCACAGGCGATACAGAGTCGTACTTCTCAGGTCATGACAAAGTCAGTCCTGTCTGGTTTTGctctaaaacattaaaaactcaCCTGTTTTCAAACACCAAACCATCTtgacacacgtgtgcacacactcataatCACCGTAGACTGACATATACCCATAACAGAACCCCTATGGTTATAATATAATCACCTTTAATCAAGATTCACAGCCAATAAATATGGAATGTCATCAGTAATTTCCGTGGAAAACATCTCAACAAGTTGACGATCAAGAGAAAAGTTACAAAAGCATCCAGATACTTAAAGTATGTTAGTTTGCGAGCATTCAGAAGGCCATGTCAACACCATGCAGCActtagagagacagagagtgaggaTAGGGACAGAGCCAGGTAGTTGTGGTTAGTAAACAACGAGGGGgccgggcgggggggggggggtccaaagAGTCTGAGAGGTTGTCATGGCGACACAGCCACAGCACTTAACGCCAGTCCAAGAAATACCAAGGCAGGTAGATGGTAATAACAATACACAGGAACCCATCTTGGTGAGGATCTCTACAAGACTGAAGCCAACAAAAATACATCATAGGCATACAccactgtgtatatatatatgtatatgtatatacatatatatatatatatatatatatatatatatatatatatatatatatatatatatatatatatatatatgtatatgtatatatatatatacacacagagaaaaaaaagatccaataTTCATACAGCATATCAAATGTGTCTGTAAGGTTTTGGCATCAGCTGGTATGATTGTAAACAGTGAAAGCGATTCACCTGTCGGTCGAGATGTATTGGTTTGGTCCGACTGTACGCGGTAGTGCGTTCGTTAACGGGCTCAAGACGACAGAGATCAGTGACAGAGATCAGGCACGGGTTCAGCACTCACAACATTCTACAGATCGTCACGATATAAAAACCAACACGGTTCTAAAATTCAACACGAGagagcgttttttttcttttttttcaagctacAGAGATGCACTGGGCTTTTTGACCTGCTTTGACCTTCTTCACCTGGACGCCACATCGCTCACACACAAGCAAGGCCATGTGAAATTTAGCTTGTTCTATGCCGTACATTGATCAGGTCCGTATCACAAATTTGCAGGGAACAGTTATTTCATTCTTTATGCTTTTATGAGGTTTACCGAGCctagcttcttcttttttttgatgccACAACATTACTGCTGACTTCTACTCCAGTGGTGCAGAGGGAGGATTTTTGTCCTtcgattcctcctcctcctctttcttttcaccaGTCTCCTCTTTCTCAGGGGTCACCTCCTCcgtcttttcttcctgttttaaCTCTGCCGCTTCCTTcacctcttccttcttctcagCCTCCTCTGCTGGACTTATTGCCGGTTCCtcgctcttctcctctttcGGCTCATCAACATCTGTCTTTGACTGTAGCGGCTGCTCCTCTTCGTTTTCCTGCTTGAGGACCGTCTGCTGTGTCAGCTGGATCTCTCCatcttgctgctgctgaagaggcGTTTCCTCCTCCAGCGTCACCTCCTCCGCTTGCTTTGCGGAGTCTGCctggtcctcgtcctcctctctctttgttttggaGAGGATCTCGTGCAGCTCGGGGGACATGAAGTAAGGCCTGTCGGACGAGCCGTCGTTTCTTTCCAGGTCCTCACCTTTTTCAGTGTGTGGGGATGCATTTGTTGTGCGTTTGATTTGGGTTAATGGAAAGTAGGGAGGGAAATGACAGGAAATAAAGGGAgtgtgtgaaaataaatgtgaagtgAAATTAATGGGAGAAACGAGACAAAGAGAAGACGAGTCAGAAACAAtggcgagaagaagaagaaaccagcAGCTCAGCTTGAGACGGTTGTATCACTGCTTGAAACcatgaagaagagagaggatcCGCAGGGGAGACCCTGCTATCAACTGAAAGTTACTCacagaagcagaggaagagtgTGTCCACACACATGGCGTACACACTGAAGAAACCGTGGGCGATGAGGTAGGATCCCACTACCACTGTCtgggtgaggaaaaaaatcacacacgTCAAGAgccctgctgctgcatgtgagcTTGAATCACAGGAATACAACTGTTCCTTACCATTATTGGCACCCAGTAATAGTTCAGAGATGGAGCAGCATCCTCTACTGCTTTGATTcttccagagaagaagaagaaagagaagatccCTGTACGGAGAGAATAATTAGATTCAGTGGATTTTAGTTAGAGAGCCAGagagcgctctctctctcaactgGTTCAGAAAATAGATTCCTTtggtctaaaaaaaaagcaacaacttaCCAACAATGCCAACAATGAGGAGCTTCCCAAGAAACAGCAGGAAGTCGGTCACTTTGTCTAACACAGCCACTCTGCCAAGGAAATGAGCACAGTGTACAACGTGAGAGTGTGTCAAGGTAAATCGGGCTAAGAACAGCTTTAATCGTGAGCAAATCTTTgtagtctaaaaaaaaataaaaaatgtgtatatcAATGTGATAAAATCCCACCGGAGGATGTTCCTCATGAGAAGGAAGAAGGCGTCTCGGGCTGAAGGACAGAAACTTTTTCCATAGATGGCAATCtagggggaaaacaaagaaacagaaacaaaaaagttaaatctACTAAGAGGACGCAACATCTGTCCCGCAGCTGTGTGGAGGCACAAGGACTCACCATGATGTAGGCATTTCTGTTCAGGAACTTGATGCACTTCTCCAGGCACCAGAAGCAGCACTTCATGCAGCTTAGCAGGAATTTAGCAAATTTGTTCTGTGCACCTGAAGGATGACAACCGTTATGATACAACGCAAGAATGTTCAGGAACCTGTCATAGCCTTTAAGTATCCCTGCAGCTATAAATACACCAGAAGTCGAATAAGTGTGAAATTGTTAACTCTGTGAAAGGTGCAGTCGAGGcaaagtaaataataattactattattGCTGGTGTCAACAGTAATAGTCATAAAAGACAATGTTTGCCACCGTAACATATTGGAAAATGATTGTGTCAAAGCATCTTAAccacatattttaaaatcaaagtaTAGATAACCTGCATCATTCTGACTCTGAAGGCTTtctacatgtactgtatgcatcCAATAGCAGAGTAACCTATTCAACAAGAAAATACTAAATACATAAGACCCCAATTACTGATGAATATTGGATACTGATGGAAACATGTAGTTACTCAGCACCCGGGTGTATTGAGTCAGTCTCCTTGTTCTAATGTGAGATCCTCTGACCTTTCAACTTTTGGTCCAGATACTCCAGAATGACCCTGATAACCTGAACCACAGACAGGATGAGGGAGCCGAAAGCCAGGGAGCCGGCGTGGTACCTGCACAGGAGGAGAGTGAAACAAGAGGCAGACTGTGAGCATCCCACCTACTGACCTTCTCACCTGTCGTATATGGAAGAGAATCACACAAACCTGAACTTCTTCCAAATTTCTGGAAGTATTGAAAATCAACATTTGCATGGAGTTAATAGCCTGACTAACAATGACTGAATCACATATCACCTGCTACATTGAGTTAATGTGAAACTGTATTTGTACAGTGtgtatctaaaaaaaaaaaaaaaatcactgaatcCATCATCTTACCTTAGGGCGCGTCCTAGTGAGGCGAAGATTGGGTAGGCGGGAATATGATCGGGCTTCTTGAAGGCCCAGTAATATGATGCGAAGGCCCCCGACAGAGTGACCTGGCCCAGGGCCGTCACAAAGTTGGCGCACCAGAAGAACAGGAAGACGTTGTAGAACTGGAACAGGATGAGGTACTTGTGGTAGATGCTCTCACCTCCGTAGAAGGCAAACAGGCACTCTGCATCTGGACACTGGGCAGAGGCGTTGGAGGTGTTGAACGTCTGGGgaaagagatggggaggaggagaagaccaAAGGATTATTGACAATGATGAAAACGGTCATGCTACCCAAGGAAAACAGCGCCCTTTCCATAGAGTCTGCCAAATATTAAAGGCAACATTGACATTTAGAAACGTACCTTGGGGTCGCAGGTCTCCCGTGAGTACTCGCACTCAGAGTTGTTGAACACCTTGTACACCTGCTCGTTAGAGGTGGACAAGAAACTGGTCAGAGCTGTCAAGGAGACAACAAGGGGAGGGAATCTCTGAAAGGGTCACTCTGGGGTGATCTGCATCTATTTATAATGACACACCCACTGcgggaggaaaaagaagggaaTAATTCTCAAAAGAAACTATTTTGATCCTCTTTAATCATCATCTGAAAAGTGAAAGGATACACAGCAGTGACGGCCCAGTAGGCGATCACCACGGCCAGGAGGGCAAAGGTCAGCAGTGGGTAGAAAAGAGAGGACATCACATGGCCAACGGCTCTGAAAAGGATAACAATGGTCAAAGTGTTATATTAACCAGCTTAGATATTATACTCTCCAAAAGTAAGAGGAAGTCCTcccaaacaaagaaatgtacacTCTCCCTCACAGTGAAGGATCGGCGTAAGAACTAAAGATCTGCTCTCTACTGTTATGAAAGAAAAACGCCATTTGGTGTCAGCAAAACCTTTCaaaacaaggacacacacaccattataTCTTCAAACAATTGTAATGTTGAATGTGTTGAACACAGCTGCCTGTTTACAAGTCCAGCAGACATAGAGCAACACTCATTTGAAGTTGTGTTTCCGCCCAATTTATGAAGTCTAATATACTCCCTCGTTTTAACTCTATTTTGGTCTCCATCATCTATGGAAGGAAAATATCTGGTTCGCGAAAAAACACTTGATGGAGTCGAGGGCAGGTGTGGAACTGCATGATagttttctggggggggggttcgtcaCTATAAGTGGCTCTTTTCACGTTACACACTGTTTGTTGGATGGATATTGATTGGTGCAGATTGAAAATGAGTGAGCAGGTCTAGTCACGTTTCCATCTCATCTGGGAAACGAGATAAATGATGCAGCACAATGCAAAACTTGGAAGTTGTAATAAACCCTGTGTACTGTAAAACGCATGTATGAATTGATGTATGAAAAATGAAGATGCTTAGTAAACGGTACGGAGCTGTTTCATAATGAACACGTGTGGTCAGACATGCGCCTTATGTTAATAGAATGTCATTGGTTTAAGGAGTACTGCCTGGCAGAAAAGTTGTATAAAAAAGCGTAAACTGGAAATGAATGTTAGTTGCTCTGCAAACCGACTTGGCTTTTCTGTTGATAAAGTCCATCAGATGATTCAGTTTCTAAATAACATAATTCTTCACTCTCACAGGTACGTGGCACCTGGATCCCACCGTACTAAGTCAGACTGACCTGCTGGCCTCTTTGATGAGAGCGATCGCGATTAGGATTCTCTTCCTGAGGAAGATGAGTagcaggatgatgatgaattcCACGATAGCCAGGATGATCACTGCGAAAAAATAGTGAATGAAATCGATTAACAGGATCCGTCAGCAGTTGATACAAAGCTGTGCTGCTGCGGGAGTGAAAGCATGTATGCGCTTACTGAAGGCCAGCCACGTCTGTCTGATCTGCAAGTAGACAGAGAAGTCGGTCTGCAGGCCCAGGTCACGGATGGTGACGTCGGCACCAGGCTCTCCCTTCAGACTTGCAAATTCCATGTAACAGTGGAAAATACCTGAAGAATTGTAAGTAGTTTTTagaatttcatttcaataaaaccAGAGCAAACTTAGAGAGCAGCGCAGAGCAATCAATAGAAGAGACTGAAGACATACCGTATCCAATTACTAGAATAACCAAAACAATCATGATCCAGACCATGACGCCGGCCAAGAATCGCAGCAGGACGATGAAAATCAAGCTGACTAACATGGCAATCACCAGACCGCTAGACAGGGAGGACACATCAACATGTTTAACATATTAGTTCAAACAAGTCTTTGGGCATGTTAGCCCGTAATATTTCAGTTGCACTCATTCatattttgtggtttgttttagCGAAAGTCAGTCTTGAACGTTCATAAATGCTTTTCACATCTGCAGAGGTGAATTATCCTGTCTCGTGTCAACAGAGCCAGTAAATATTTGGTACTCGTAAATTTCGCATTGCGTTGATCTCTGTTAACCTAGCCAGCAGAGAGCAGGCAGACTTACAGCAATATCCAATGCCAAGACTGAGTGTAGTCTTCAAAGATCCTCATGGCCACCTGGCGAGCTTCAACGGCCAcatttgacttcctgttgtaAAAGGAAATACAAGTTAAAACCAATCACCAGTGTCCAAAATGAACATTGCAGTCatttgcatatgtgtgtattGTTCATCAGCTAAATGCTACATGCTGGTGTAGCATCACTGTATAAACTCTGATAATAGTTTTAAGAAATTCAACAGCAAGCTAATGCTAACAAGGTACGCGATTCTTCTCACACCtggaaaataacaataataatggcCTGTAATATGCATTTTTCAGAATGTTCTTCTGTCTTCAACGATGCTGAACAAAATTTACAAGAAAaagctggtttaaaaaaaccaaggacacaatttaaacttttaatttcaaactCTTTCATTTGTTTACATAGGGGATAAcgtttttaattcattcaagAAAGGTAATTTATgaaaattgtaaatgtaaaaatgtaaatgtaatttttacatGGTTCTGGCCATGTCACAAGTGTACAGTAATTTGACACGGCGTTGTGCAGGAGCTTCACACTGTCGACTGAAAGGATGaagcacaacaacagcagtCGCACTCTTCATCTTGATGAATAACATGCAGGGAGTATTCCCCGCAGGGAATAGCACTGAtagaaaacactgaagaaaaGACTCTCCAGGCCGCATAGACAACAGAGCAGAACCAACGCTGGTGCCCTGAGTAGCCGAGGCCTTTAAGGAGGATGTCAAATCAGCGCAGTGAGTTATCGTGGTGACGTGATATGCGATCTGTCAACGGACACAACACAGCACGGTGTGGGACAAGAAGGTCCCGCAAGAACCAGCTGATTTACCGACAGCATTTTCTCTAGAGCTGTCCACCTTTATATTTCAGAGTACAAACTGCATTTTAGTCAGACCAATAGTCTAATACCCTGATaattgatgaaaatagtcaTCAATTGCTTTCTGTCAGCTAATCAACCACGGCCAATCCACTAAGTAATCATTTTTTCAGGGACTAATTTGATCAAAACGTTGATTTATCATGCTAATTGCACACGTGTTAAAGGAAAATCTGAAATTGTAACAGGATTCTATCTTTGTATTAATCAAATATctttgatattaataataatattggtTTATTTAGCCTGGACATACTATATATGTGTCCATACAGTGAAAAGGACTCACTTTGAAGCCTCCAACACGTCAGTGGCGTTGATATTGACGCCCTGTCCAGAATCGAAAGTGGTCTCAttgcccaccaccaccaccccacctTTCATCGTTCCCAAGGCCGGAAGGCAGCGACGTGTGactgtggagggaggaggagatgatcagtgtttcagtttgtttcagcTTCACTGGAAAAACTACAGAAGCAGCAGCTTGCGTGGGTGAAAATTGAGAACAGGGAAACTTGAACAAAAGCTTCTCACTTACAGGCTTTACTGGGCATCAACAATGCTGGACACAAGCCATCCCTCAGGATCTCAGGAGGACTCTGAGTAAAGTAAAACGGctttaaatgtagttttttttttttgtggtcataTTCTGTGTGATTGATGTGAATGAATCTAATTATTTACCAATTTAGCAAAGTCCACTCCGTCCTTGCAGAACTGTTTGTAGTATTCATGGTCTTCTTTGCTTCCTAACTTGGCTTTCACCAAGGTGAGATGCCTGTCAGGACAGCTTTCCACACATAACTGGACACAAATGACAACATAGGGTCATGACAACCAACGTGACCGTTAGAAACAcggcaaaaaaaagatttagctTTGTGTTTCTGACCTGTGTGGTGGGACACTGGAACTCCAGCAGCACCAGGGGACTGGCACATTTCAGTATGTTGAAGTAGAGCAGAAGAGGCTTCTTCCTTTTGATTAAGTGACACAAAGTTATTACAGGGCCAACGTCATAAGGAAATAGCCATACGTCCCAGATGAAGGGGTATCACAATACAGTAATACAAAATCATTATTCGCATGTGATCATCCTATTCATGTTGCCATGCAACTCACTCCAGAGGTGTTCCAGCTTGTCCACAGAactgccccctgctgtctgTGGGGTAGATCACTTTCCTGGGGTCACCCTGGGACCAGGCTGCATGGAGAAGAGTAAAAATCAGAGGTacagtatgtctgaggccgaccACGAGGCACTGACAACACAAGAACGaggaattccaaagatggcgcACAGCGATGTGACATCTCAtgtcttttctttgatttatacacttttaaagcattcaAACGCTGCGTTTGACTTCAGTCAGGTTAGGGTTCGTTGTCGttgcagactaaagtgaacatcaaacaacaacttttttatAACCTATCAAAATTAAGAATAtactggttttaaaaacaaataattgttATAACGTCAATGTGGGTGactctcttctttcgctttcccgccacattttaatatctgccactgccAAGATGAAAGTGGTTGCCAACCACAGTTAAAATctaagaagaacaaaagaaaagggaaatacGTATCTAGTgtaaaaaacaatcacacaggacaaatgtgtattttacatcaaaatacacattttgatgTACATCTGTTAGATACtgttttttacatcaaaaaacAGTATCTATTCATGGATTATTACCACAACTGGAGTTGaagataattaaattaatatacTGATCTTTTTCTGATAAATGACAGATGCaattttcaaatcaatcaaaaccAAGTACATGAAGACAGAGTTCATACAGTGTcaagaacatgaaaaaataGACAAAGCATAATGTCTTAAATATGAAACCTATTtctaacacacatacagtaagctGCAGATCCCTAAGATCACTactgtatccatccatccatcgtctactgctttatccatttagggGTCGCGggggagaggcggggtacaccctggacaggtcgccagcctaccacatgcagagacaaagaaccattcactctcacattcacacctacggtcaatttagagtctccaatttacctaGCCCCATTCTGCatatctttggactgtgggaggaagccggagaacccggggagaacatgcaaactccacacagaaaggccctggttggttttgaaccgggattcgaaccgagaaccttcttgctgtgaggcaaaggtgctaaccactacaccaccgtgcagccccaatGTTAGCCCATCAAAATCCTGTTCACATAATGTCTTCGGGTCACTTCTTCCGTCCTTCATCCAGGTCAATCGATCTGTTTTTCGGTCAATGATCGCTGCTTTGAAATTGCTTTAAATGCTTTACTCCTTGTAAATTAGGAGAAACATTAGTTTTGATGTTCATTTACATTGTGTGTTTTAGGTATGATGTATTGTAGATAAGGACATTGGAAACAATCTTCAACGCTACTGTGATGAAggcaagaaaggaaaaaatgtttggtGAATAAACCATGTGCTGAAGAAAGTGACTGGtcttaaatgtataaaaaaataaaaaatggacacaaTTATGAAAGCTAGGTAAATCAATATTTCTATGAGCTTGGGTGTCAGCAATACATATTGCAATGATGCGGTCTCAGTCTTACCGAGGATACCCACAGCGAAGTATCCCAACAGGGCCAATATGAAGAGAATACAGCAGAGGACATCTGTGCAGCCCCtgagcagaggagaggcaggatgTGGTTACTGCTGCCTTGTAccggagaaagaaaataaattataatcaGGGATTGATTTGAGACATATATCTCACCTGTCGTGGATCGGCCCTTTGAAGCTCGGATCGAACTTCCTGGACTCCCCTGGGGGTAAAGAGAGACAACAGAATTGTTATTCTTGTCTACCATAAACTCAATTTTTAGACTTCTACTATAAATCTCACTCTCATGGGACTACAAAACAGAGCACATGCATCATTTAGGCTACTTGACCCAGAACCTGTGGTTTCACCTGAGGGACTCTAAACGAACAGCTAACAAGAGGCTGAACCGATTTATTGgttggccgatatgagcctttcacagacatttctgtttttatgttaGCCGATACGCGCCACTACGAAACTGAATAAGCAAtgcaaattacatattttatatatttctgtttacAAAAAAGGATTTATGTTCATTCTATTAATTCAAGtcctatatatttggttgtatttgtgtattctttttatttctagttaTTTATAGCAATATTTATgcttaaactgtgaaatatcaagCTGACATCTGTATCAGAAACTTtttcaaaatccatatcggtcagcCTCTATCACTAAGATATACAGtcagttgtcagtttattaggaacgCTTGACCTAAAACGAGTGCAGTCTGATACGAGAGTCCTATAATAAATCAATGTTGAAGTTTTTTGAACTGTTAAAGACGTGTTGATTTAAGTTCATTTTACAATGAATAGTCTGTGGCGTTGCTGAGCTGTACTCTGTTATGTTgacagtgtgtttgtattatttagatttttttgtttgtacagTTCAGTGCAGAttatcagtttgtttgttttttcttaatttttctaTAAAAAGAGCTAAACAGATGTGTAGGATTGTGTTCGACATTGAAGGAGGTATGCACTCTCCTGAATGTCATTATAGTTCGGAATCTGATTAGTTGAGCAGCCTGATTGCTttaatgaaatcaaatctgCAAGTAAGTTCATTAGTTTCCACGTTTCCATGTTTGACAGACACATTTAAGACAAACTATAACCTCTGCTAAGGCCGAACAATCCCACACGTCTGTCAGCTCCAGATTATTATGATGTGGATGTGCACCAATCTGTACAAACTCATAGATATATGTTGAGGAAAGTGATCTGCCCCTTCGATCACATCTGCACTCAAATTGAACGGGTCCAATGTCCCCAAGTCTCATGCAAATTGGTTCAGTGCTTTTTACATGATGCTGCTGACAATCAAACAAAGAAATAGATATCAATGAACAAAACCTCGgtagaggtggaagaacataTTTCTTGATTTAATACAGAGAAAATGCTTttccatcattttaaaatagattTATCTGTTGAATACACTTGTGTAATTGAGACACAAATGAGTACAATGCATAAGTGTAAGCCCGCCTGTTGACAGAGACAGGACAATCTCCAGAACAAAAGGATTCTTCTGCCCGACTGTCATGCCTAGCAACCTATAAAATGGCCCCCCGGCGACGGCGAGCTCCCTATGGACATCACTTGCCGCCATGGAAACACCTCAGACACTGAGAAACAT is drawn from Scophthalmus maximus strain ysfricsl-2021 chromosome 8, ASM2237912v1, whole genome shotgun sequence and contains these coding sequences:
- the slc44a2 gene encoding choline transporter-like protein 2 isoform X3; this encodes MELDEKKPDSKYGESRKFDPSFKGPIHDRGCTDVLCCILFILALLGYFAVGILAWSQGDPRKVIYPTDSRGQFCGQAGTPLEKKPLLLYFNILKCASPLVLLEFQCPTTQLCVESCPDRHLTLVKAKLGSKEDHEYYKQFCKDGVDFAKLSPPEILRDGLCPALLMPSKAFTRRCLPALGTMKGGVVVVGNETTFDSGQGVNINATDVLEASKKSNVAVEARQVAMRIFEDYTQSWHWILLGLVIAMLVSLIFIVLLRFLAGVMVWIMIVLVILVIGYGIFHCYMEFASLKGEPGADVTIRDLGLQTDFSVYLQIRQTWLAFMIILAIVEFIIILLLIFLRKRILIAIALIKEASRAVGHVMSSLFYPLLTFALLAVVIAYWAVTAVFLSTSNEQVYKVFNNSECEYSRETCDPKTFNTSNASAQCPDAECLFAFYGGESIYHKYLILFQFYNVFLFFWCANFVTALGQVTLSGAFASYYWAFKKPDHIPAYPIFASLGRALRYHAGSLAFGSLILSVVQVIRVILEYLDQKLKGAQNKFAKFLLSCMKCCFWCLEKCIKFLNRNAYIMIAIYGKSFCPSARDAFFLLMRNILRVAVLDKVTDFLLFLGKLLIVGIVGIFSFFFFSGRIKAVEDAAPSLNYYWVPIMTVVVGSYLIAHGFFSVYAMCVDTLFLCFLEDLERNDGSAERPYFMSQNLLTLLKKSNEESKSVD
- the slc44a2 gene encoding choline transporter-like protein 2 isoform X1; translation: MELDEKKPDSKYGESRKFDPSFKGPIHDRGCTDVLCCILFILALLGYFAVGILAWSQGDPRKVIYPTDSRGQFCGQAGTPLEKKPLLLYFNILKCASPLVLLEFQCPTTQLCVESCPDRHLTLVKAKLGSKEDHEYYKQFCKDGVDFAKLSPPEILRDGLCPALLMPSKAFTRRCLPALGTMKGGVVVVGNETTFDSGQGVNINATDVLEASKKSNVAVEARQVAMRIFEDYTQSWHWILLGLVIAMLVSLIFIVLLRFLAGVMVWIMIVLVILVIGYGIFHCYMEFASLKGEPGADVTIRDLGLQTDFSVYLQIRQTWLAFMIILAIVEFIIILLLIFLRKRILIAIALIKEASRAVGHVMSSLFYPLLTFALLAVVIAYWAVTAVFLSTSNEQVYKVFNNSECEYSRETCDPKTFNTSNASAQCPDAECLFAFYGGESIYHKYLILFQFYNVFLFFWCANFVTALGQVTLSGAFASYYWAFKKPDHIPAYPIFASLGRALRYHAGSLAFGSLILSVVQVIRVILEYLDQKLKGAQNKFAKFLLSCMKCCFWCLEKCIKFLNRNAYIMIAIYGKSFCPSARDAFFLLMRNILRVAVLDKVTDFLLFLGKLLIVGIVGIFSFFFFSGRIKAVEDAAPSLNYYWVPIMTVVVGSYLIAHGFFSVYAMCVDTLFLCFCEDLERNDGSSDRPYFMSPELHEILSKTKREEDEDQADSAKQAEEVTLEEETPLQQQQDGEIQLTQQTVLKQENEEEQPLQSKTDVDEPKEEKSEEPAISPAEEAEKKEEVKEAAELKQEEKTEEVTPEKEETGEKKEEEEESKDKNPPSAPLE
- the slc44a2 gene encoding choline transporter-like protein 2 isoform X2 — translated: MGTMTKYKRAGESRKFDPSFKGPIHDRGCTDVLCCILFILALLGYFAVGILAWSQGDPRKVIYPTDSRGQFCGQAGTPLEKKPLLLYFNILKCASPLVLLEFQCPTTQLCVESCPDRHLTLVKAKLGSKEDHEYYKQFCKDGVDFAKLSPPEILRDGLCPALLMPSKAFTRRCLPALGTMKGGVVVVGNETTFDSGQGVNINATDVLEASKKSNVAVEARQVAMRIFEDYTQSWHWILLGLVIAMLVSLIFIVLLRFLAGVMVWIMIVLVILVIGYGIFHCYMEFASLKGEPGADVTIRDLGLQTDFSVYLQIRQTWLAFMIILAIVEFIIILLLIFLRKRILIAIALIKEASRAVGHVMSSLFYPLLTFALLAVVIAYWAVTAVFLSTSNEQVYKVFNNSECEYSRETCDPKTFNTSNASAQCPDAECLFAFYGGESIYHKYLILFQFYNVFLFFWCANFVTALGQVTLSGAFASYYWAFKKPDHIPAYPIFASLGRALRYHAGSLAFGSLILSVVQVIRVILEYLDQKLKGAQNKFAKFLLSCMKCCFWCLEKCIKFLNRNAYIMIAIYGKSFCPSARDAFFLLMRNILRVAVLDKVTDFLLFLGKLLIVGIVGIFSFFFFSGRIKAVEDAAPSLNYYWVPIMTVVVGSYLIAHGFFSVYAMCVDTLFLCFCEDLERNDGSSDRPYFMSPELHEILSKTKREEDEDQADSAKQAEEVTLEEETPLQQQQDGEIQLTQQTVLKQENEEEQPLQSKTDVDEPKEEKSEEPAISPAEEAEKKEEVKEAAELKQEEKTEEVTPEKEETGEKKEEEEESKDKNPPSAPLE